The Sus scrofa isolate TJ Tabasco breed Duroc chromosome 6, Sscrofa11.1, whole genome shotgun sequence region CTTCTAGTCCCCTAAGAGCCCAAATTCGTCTGTACTGATGAGCAGCTTGCACTGACTCGGGTTGGCTTCCAAGGCGGGAAGCCCAGAGCTGCCGTCCTCCTGACTTGCTGGGTGAGCTGGAACAAGCGACTTCCCCAGTCTGGGTTTCTCTTCATTGTAGTGGACCAGTTCCAACAAGTTAGACTGCAGAATCCCCGTAGGCAGGGTCAGTGGTCAGTTTGTGACACGAGCGACAGGTGGTTTCCTCAAGTGTGCTGGCCCCTACGTCATCAGTGCCGTGATTGCACGCATGCACTTTCTCGCCACTGGGTCACGAGAAAACTAGCATCCTCGCCTTCCTTCAGGAAGAGGAGAGGCATTCCAAACAGAACCTGTGCAGACATGTGAGTGTATCCCCCGTTCAGCCCTCCCAGTGACACCAAGGTAGCGTCCATTGTCACCCCCAGTGAAGCCGAAGCTCAGAGAAGCACAGCACTTGCTGCAGGGCACACAGCTAGTGGGCGAAGTTGAGctttctgactccaaaacctACACTGTCATTTGCAGAAGGCAGCGAGGGGTGCCTTGAGGTTGAAAGCCGAGGGTGGGAGGTAGAGTGGCGGGGGCCAGAGGCGAGATGGCGGGGTCTGTTTTTGCAGGGCCTTTACCCTGAAGTCCTACTAAAGAGCGTGTAGACTTGAAACTGAGGGCAGGGGAGCCGCGGAAGGGTTTACAGAGGAACGAATGTGATCAGATCTGTGTACGAAAGATCCCTTTGGCTCTAAGAGAGTGAATTaaagggagaagaaggaggaccaGCTTCTGTTACCAGAGAAGGAGGTGAcgggctctgggctgggaggtGGCTGCCAGAACGAAGGGAAGTAGACGATGAGGCGGAAGAAGACCTGCGGTCCATGCTTGATGGGAGTGGGGGAGAGTGTGGATGTCAAGCTTGAATCAGGTTTCTTTGGGGACATTTTTGGGGTGTCATTCACCGGGATGGAGAGCACAGGGGAGCGGAGAAGCTTAGGGGAGCAAAGGAGCTCGTTCCGGGACGTTTTGGGTTCATGTGGAAATCCAGGAAGCGGTGTCCCAGAGGCATTTGGACCTGCGGTCTCGGAGCTCAGGATGTGGGTGAAGCAtcaggtgtgtgtgttgggggagctCCGGGCGAGACTGGGGCACGTGGACCTTCTCCCAGTTTCCGACCAGGCACAGGGGGGAGCTCAGAGCCTTCGCGCTGGCTGGCTGgtggcctggggggaggggcagggcacaGTCACTTGGGCCAGGGAGGCAGATTGAGCGATTTGTCCAGCGATGAGGGAGGAGCCAGATGAAGTCAATAGaaaactaattttcttttctgctggaAGAAATGAGGTGTGTGGCCGCCGGGTAATTGCAGATAACGAGGGACTTATTCTTAATATGCACAGCGGCCGTGGTCCCCCGAGTGCCAGAGACGGGAGGGATGGGAGGTGCCCTGGCAAGGCCAGACTTATTTGGGAAGAAAATCACCCTATCGTAGCCCTCTCAGCGGTGCCATCGCAGCCTCTGGACCCTGTCGTAAACCTTCCCCACGCGGGGGCCCTTCCTGGCCCACCGCCTCGCCCACCCCTCCTGCAAACCATTcccgcccccttcccctccctgtcaACTGCCTAGTTCCTCCTgtcacagcccctccctccacagCACAGGCATTCGCACTAAGGGAGACAAATGACAGGGCCTCAGCTGAGCGGGGCGCGTGTCCGGCCCATAAACCACGGGGATGGGTCAcgtctggagttgccatggccGCCACGACCCACCAATCTGTCTTCCCACTCTTCTGCCTCGGACCAGCCCTCGTGGCTTCCCCAGTGCCTGGAGGAACAGGGCGTCCCTGGGTCCTGGGTCCCGTCCCTGCCCACGTCCAGCAtggccacacacacactgagCTCTGAGGGACGGGCCCCTGGTTTGCCCTGCGCAGGTCTGCAGAACTGGCACCTGGCTGGTGGTACAGGCCCTGGCCTGACCAGACGCCTCCCACTCCCAGTCTTTTCCTGGCTCTGGTGGGTCCCCTTTCTTAGTCTAAGGTCCTGGCAAGGGCAGGCTGGGAGCTCAGCGGAAGGGGTTGGTGCTTGACAGGTGCAGGGGCCTCCTGACCCCACCTTGACCTCACTACCCCCCCCCACCCAATGACGACATTGACGTGCGACACCTCTGCAATCCCAGCAGCACCGATCCCATGAAGGCGGAGGCGGCTGAGGTTACGGCCCGGGAGCATCTGTGGGCAGCGGGAGAGGGGCGAGGGAGAGGCGGGGGAAGGGCGTCCCGGCCCAGGACCAAGACGCCGAGGCCCCCGGGGTAGCCTGTTCCAGTGAGTCGCGTGTGGGAATCAGTAGGGGAGAAACCGCTGTGACAGGGGCTGGCAGGCAGAGACGGGCAGAAGCCTGACCAGCACCCACGCGGGGCCTGTCCAGGTGGGAGAGGCCGGGCTGCAGCTGCGCTGCACCGGCGGGTCTGGGAGAAGGACGGCTGCTGGCCGGGGTCTCATGAGAGAGGACCACAGACCTGGCCCCCGTCCACTGACCAGGGCTGCACAGGGGCTGGGGCCCCGGCCTGGACGTGCCGAGACCTGTGCCTTGGCACCAGTGGTGACGACCTGGGCCACGtctcccacacacacacgcacgtgcaGGCAAAGTCACCCTGGCCGTGGGCGTGATGAATGGCCGCACAGTAATGAAATGGAGACATCAAGGCGGGTGGCGGGAAGACGGAGTGTGGCGGACGGGCCGTCCCCACGCGGCGGCAACAAGAAGGATCGCCCAGCGGCTGGGGGCCGTCAAGGGAGAAATTACACATTTACTCTGCCTTTTTCTTACTGCGACGGCGCCCATACATCACcgccggggccggggcgggaCACGCCGGCCAATTTCCAGCGTGAGTTATGGGACCGCGGAGCACTGAGCCCAGGCTTCCTGCCGGCCCAGCCCGACCCGAGGCTGGAGAGGCTGCCCCCCGGGGCCCGGAGCCCCTGGGTTGCAGCCTGTGGCCCCGACCCCGAcccgcctcctcccccacccacgGGGGAGCACCCGTGGGCCCGAGGGTGTGGGGCCCGGCTAAGTGTCGCCCTCTCCTCTTGCAGATGACTGCAAGAACATCGCCAACATCATGAAGACGCTCGCGTACCGAGGCTTCATCTTCAAGCAGACGTCGAAGCCCTTCTGACTGGCCGAGGACGGGATGGGGCAGGACAGGGTAGCTGCTTGGCCCAGCCCAAAACCCTCCTCTCCCTCACCAGAGGGGCAAAGGGAGTGGCACAGCTCTACGTCCAGAGCGTCCCCCAGCCTGCCCTGCGGGCTTGCGCCCGGGGTCCGGCCTGGCCACGCGGCCCCTCTGGAGCAGACACtttgtgccccccacccccacccctcaacctcaGCCCAGAATTAGCACCTCCCATtgtgggcctgggctggggggccTCTTCCTCACTGCCTCCTCCCTGGTACACAGGCTTCTGCTGGGGCCGCCGAGCCCCCCTGTGCCCCCTCCCACCTGTAGTGCATGGTGTGTGGTGCCCCCAGGGCTCCAGGACAGATCAGGCCCTACCTTGTGTCTCCCCCCATCCCCGCTGTGAACGTGCCACTGAATAAAGTCGGGGAAACGAGGccctgggtgtgtgtgggtgtgtgcccGTGGGTATGTGCGCGCGGACCAGGCGGTGCTGTGCCCGATGCTGTCTGGCTGTGCCGGGGTGAGAGTGCCAGGCTGCTCTGTGCTCAGGGCCCGAGCGGGTGGGCACGGAAACACGTTTGGGACCCTCCCTGATCACACCCAGGGCCCCGGGCACTGTCTGAGCACGAGGCTGTTGGAAGCAGCATCTGAGGTCACCGCTGTGTATGACCATCTCGCGGGCAGAACCACAGGTGTACCCAGACACGGGGGTTTGGACAAAAGCGGACAGTGGTTAAAGGGCTGCCAAGGGCCTCAATGCGGTCAAGCCCCCGTGCCGCCCCCATGGCCTGAGAATGGAGaccccctcctgcccaccctcccagCCAGGGGCAtcgggaggggagggaaggaaaggcaaGCAGCCCAGTCCGGCTCAGCAGCTCTATTTACACAGCAGCACCCCACCCGGTGTGGCCTCTCACGGCTTCTTGGCTTTCTTCACCGAAGAGGAGCTGGAGGCCGACTCCCGTCGCTTCCTCTGCGGAGACAGAGGGCTGGGCTCAGTGGCCTCCAAGGCCAGGCTCAGGCCGGCTGCGTGTGCTGCACCATCAGTGCGTTAGGTGATGGCCGCCCCCTCCCGTCTTTGCACGCCCCCCCTCCCGAGTGCGGGTTCCTGTttcaggggcgggggcgggctcCCCAGCGGCCGGCTCGTGCTCTGCCGCTCTGTCCAGCCGCTTACCGAGTTGGGCGTGAGGGGCGCGCCCACCACATCGATGATGCTGTCCTTGCTGGGGTCGGGGCCGAGACCGGCTTCAGGCACCACTGGCTCGGCCGGGGTGGGGGTCGGGCCCGAGGCCGGCGTGGCAGGGCCCCCGAGCACGCCAGCCCGGGCCAGCGCCTCGTGCCGGTGCCGCAGCATCTGGAGCTCGTACTCGCAGTTGGCGCAGGCCTGCTTGAGCTCGTAGAGCAGCACCAGGTCGCTCCGCAGCTCGTTGAACATGTGCACCAGCTCCTCCGTGGGCGTCGGGCTCAGCTCTGCAGGTGGGCGGAGGACGGcacaggcagagctggggtctgGCGACACGGACGGCGGGAACTGCCCGCCACCCCGCCCTCAGCCCCAGGCTAGGGTGGACACCTCCCGTGGGGCCCAGCCCCGCACTCACCCACGCCCAGCTCCAGCAGCATCTGTTCCAGGGCCTTGATCTTCTTCTGTCCCACAGAGCTTGGCAGCTTCATCTGCAATGGCCCAAGCAGCTCAGCCCTCTCCCCCTCAGGCGGTTCAGAACAAAGGGGACTGAAGGGCCCCTTCAGCGGGGGGAGGGCTGAGCAGCCGACCCCCGGAGGCAGCTCTGGGTCACAGATGCCAAGAGCCAGTGAGCAGGACAGCGTGAAGGCTCTGAGCTCCGCCTGGCATCCCCCTGGGGTCCCTGTGCGCCAGCCCCACGGcctgcagagcccagggcccaCACCAGGGAAGGCGGCCACTCACGTACCCGCTGGCTCCGCAGGGTGACACCTGCAGACTTGAAGTCTGGAAACTTGATGCCTGCGGTCTCGGGAACGGCCTGGGGGAGAAGGTGTTACGGAGACCAGGCTGTCACAGCAGAGCCGCGTGGGTCCCAGCCCCCTGCCGGCCCCGCGTGCTCTCCAGCCCTCCGCCCTGAGCGGGGCTGACTTAGTGTCCACACCGGCTTCTCGGCCTCCTTCTTCTGGGGGAGCTTCTTCTTGGGGGCCTTGCGTTCCGTCCGCCGCTGCTCGGCAGTGGTGTCCGCTGCCGTAATCAGCTTCTGCAGGTCCTGGCTGCGCTTCTCCCGCTCCTTCTTCCGGGCCTCAATCTTGCGCAGCTCCTGCAGCAGGTACTCCTCCTCCGCCACCTGGGCCGGCGAGGGTGGACAGGGAGACGGGGGGCCATGGAGGGCAGGGAGCGGGGGGGCGGCACGGGCACGGAGGGGAAGGGGACCCGGGGGACGGGGCTGAGGGCGTGGAGGAGAGCGGGGGCTCACCTGCTCCGGGGTCCGATTATAGAGACGCTCCAGCTGTTCCTTCCGCCGTCGCTCGTGCCCAGCATCAAACACTGGTATCTTGAGGTCTGTGCCTGGCACGGCCCTCACGTTGGCGAGCTTGGCACAGATGTGGTAGTACCGCTCCTTCAGGTCCTCCACAGAGCGTTTCTGAGGGTAAAGACGTGGGCTGGGGGGATGAACGCTCAGAGGCGTGTGGAAAGGACAGCATGAAGGCGGTGGGCCCGCCGGGCCCGGGGGCTGGGCACACACCTTGAACTGCTGGTGGTCGTACCGGTCATGGATGACGACAAAGCGTAGGTCGAAGCGGCGGCTGAGGTCGAAGAGGTGGTCGGTTTCCGCCTTCGTCCAGGCGTCGTCGTGAAGGTAGAGCTGGTACTCCTGCTCTGAGTACACGGGCACCTGCACCGTCTGCAGGCAGGGAGGCACAGGGGACGTGCCCGCGTCACGGCACGTCCAGCAGGCTCCAGCCCCCGTGACCACAGCCCCTCCTGTTTACCGCCCATCCTGGGCAGGGCGAAAGCATATCCGCTGCCTGGGACCCAGTCCAGGGCACCTGGAGGTGAtgtttccagaaggagaaaagaactcCAGGACACCTGCCCGCCTCTGGGTCCACCCAGGACCAACGTCACCAGGCCCTCCGCCCCCGAGCCCCTGTACCAGGACACGGGCTTCTGAGCCCACGGTTAAGGTGAGGGGCCATGTGTAAGCGCTTCTGTGGCGTCCAGAGGTTAACTGGAGCAGGGCCCGTGGAAAAAGGCCCAGGAGCCCTAGTCATGGAACACTTGTCTGAAGCACTCCTGCCACCCAGTGGTGACAGTGAGACTTGCAGCTCCCCGAGAGTGGACCGAGGTCACCTCTCTATAGAAAAGGCACCTGAATTCAACTCCCAACACAGGCACCCCAGCTGGGCCTGTCAGAGACCACAGGAAGGAGATAAGACTAGGCTGGAGCAGGGAAGTTTCTAAATCGAAGACCACATCGGCCCTGAACCTGCTCTCAAACCCTCTATTTCCGCTGCCTCTTGGACCTCTACCAGAGGTCCCGCACACACCTCACACTTGACGTGTTCAGgggacagatgttaactagacttactgggGTCATCATTTCGTGCTGTACACAAATACTGAACCATGACATGGTAACCTGAAGCTAGTATATGTATGACATATactaattatacctcaattaaaaaaaagaagccgcATCTGAACATGCTGGGTACGGAGTCCAGCACCCTCCCTCAGGCGTCTATCTCCTCCTGCCCGCATCTCAGCCACTGGCACTGTCGCCCAGGCCAGAAACCGAGGAGGCCTCTTTAATTCCTACCGTTACCCTTGACTCCTCCCCGTCCCGAATCTGTGGCTTCTACCGCCCGATTCTGCACCTGTACCGCCCCGGCCCGTCCAGACCGCCACCGCCGCGAGGGACAGCCGCCAGCCGCCCCGCTGGCCTCTCGCTTGCACTGAGTCCCCTCCAAGCAATTCTCCATCTGCAGCCAAGATGGGGTTTCTCTGAACACGGCTGCTTAAAGGACAGCCTTTGCAGCAGGGCTGGTGCAACTTATCCACGGTCTTCGGGAAGTAGAGAGACCGAGAGTAAGATTTAGAACTTTTATCTTAACAATTTCGCAGCAACCATACGCCGCCAGATCTAACATGAAGAAAGGCGGGcctctgtttgtcttttctaaataACTTTCCTATCTTTATTAGTCCCTGATGAAagggacatttttaaaagtatgtccTTCATCAGATGACTTGAGAGGCAGTGTTCTAGAACACACAGCCGATCACGTCACCCAGCCATCCCGTGTGAACCCCCAAAGGCTCCCTGCGACTTGACGACAAAAGCGCCTTCGGGACAATTCGCAGACGCCTCAAGAGGAAGGACTGCCTGGCTCACTGCCCACAGGGCGCAGCGCAGCACCTGCGCACGAGAGCTACCGGAGAATGTTTACTGCATCCGTCAGTAAACACGGCTGAATGACCCAGCCTCTGCCCGCAGCCACTGTGCTTCATGGGCCCTGAGTTCCAGCCAAACGACTACCAGTTGCCAGAATGGACCAGGGCCTCCCTTTCAGCCTTTGCCTGAACTGCCTTCCCATTTCCCCGACTTTCCATCTAGATATCTTCTCACCCTTCCGATCTCTTTCCAGTTGGTTAACGCATTTCAATtccctttaattaaaaatacactgaGGAACTGTATGGCCAGTCCTGTTCCCAGGAAGTTCATGGTCAAGCGAGGGAGGTGGTCACTCATTCACCAAATATCCATCAAGGGCCCACTCGCCCCGTGCCGGGGACACGATGCTGAATAAGATGAACAGGGGCCTTGCCTCCGCAGAGCTCACAGTCCAGCCGAAAAACCCACTTAGTACAGTGCAGTGACCTTGAAGCCGAAGGTGTGCCAGGGTGTAAGGAGTGGCATCTGACCCAGCCTGAGGATAAGGCTTGTCAGCGAAGAAGTAGGTGAGGCCTGGTTCAGTCCGAACTAGAAGAAGACTGGTGAGGGAGGTGGTGGAAAAACCCCTGGGCAGAAGGGGCACATACACAGAGCGATGAGAGAGAAATAGCCTGAAGTGTGCAGGTGGCAGCAGGGACATGTCCGGGAAATAAGACGAGGGCAAGACCAGGAGAGGCCTGGGGAGAGCCTGGCGAGCCCACAGCAGCGCGGTGCTGCAGGCCTTGTGTGCCCAGCAAGGAGCCCGGAGTTCATCCCGAGGGCAAAGGGAGGCCACAATCAGGTTAGTGCCGAAAGAGAGGACTCATCCTCTGCAAATCATTGTTGGGAGACCACCCCGACACTAAGGAAGACGGGTAAAACCAGCTGGGAGAGCAGCTGGCAGACTGAAGAAATAATCcaggtggggagttccctctgaggcacagtgggttgagaacctgactgcagtggcttggcttgcTGTGGATGCGCAAGTCCAATCCCTGggcccgtgcagtgggttaaggatccggccttgttgCCACTggggcttggattcgatccctggctgggaaacttccatatgctgccggtgtggcataaaaaattaaaacataggaAGAGTCCAGGTGGGAGGTGAAGGGAGCTAAGCAGCCCCAGcggaaggcagaggaagggcacgGACCTGAGAGGCTTCAGATGAAACCTCAGAGGACCTGGTGCCTGGCAGTGAGGTGGGGGGAGACGCCGTCATGGGCAACTCCAGTGTGTCTGGCTTGAGCAAGAGCGGCGGGAGAGCCACGGACTGAAAGCAGGACCGAGCAGTGTTCGGATGGAGACGGTCAGTCCCTCACCCCAGACCTCATTCTCCGCCCGCAGTCACCACCATCTTCCCGAggctcagctctgatcctgaCGGCGCTCAAGACCTGCCAGGGGCCGCCCAGCGACATCGGCCTGGCTGCTGACCTTTCAGGCCTCATCTCCCGCCAAGTCCTACCTTGGGCTTAATCTGCATCAACAGGGAAATGCCTGCAGCAGCCCATACATGTGGCTGGTTTTTCATTTATGCCTCTGCTCGCTCTGTCCCCTCTCCCCGAACAAGTCTCTGCACGCCCTTCCTGCTATCACGTGAGGACATCCTTCAAAACTCAACTCAATACGaaatgacccagcagtcccacgcCTGGACATATATCCGCAGGAAATCTAATCccaaaagatacatacatcccaatgtccacagcagcaccatttacaacagccagcatgcggaagcaacctaaacgtccactgaCAGATCAACGGAACATATATTcactatcttataataatctatcaaggaaaagaaaatatataattgaatcactgcAGTTCACCAGACACTAACgaaacactggaaatcaactacactttaaaaaaaaagcgggggggggggactcaaGTTCTAACTTCTCCTGGAAGGTTCCATGACCTCTGGTCCTTCCCAATATGGCATGTATCCCACCAAACCATAACTGCCTcgcctcctcccagctccccaaCAACACGGAGAGTTTCTGGAGGACAAATATTGCGTCTGATTCATTTTTGTCTCCTCGATGCCTGGGCGTGACTTGGCGTGGAGCAGTATTTACTAAACACAAAACGAACACGCTTTTGTCTCCACCTCAAACTGTCCCTCCCCGGCCTCAAATGCCTTCCCTCCTCTCGGTTCTCCCTTCTCAGTCTCAGGTCTCCAGCCTCGCCCTGCAGGGGACCTGAAGGGCCCCGGGACAGTTTGGGGCCTGGGGAAGAATGAGGGGTCACACCTTGACGCACGGGGCCTGAGAAGCCAGCGAGCCGTCCAGGGGAGGGGTCCGGGTGCAGATGGATGTACTGGGCTAAGGGGAAAGAAGTCAGACCTGGGAGCCCTGGGTTCAAGCCCTCGTACTCTCAGGCTCAGAGACTAGGCTAACCCAAGCTGCAGGGCCTGCCAGGTGGTATCGTGTAGTAGCTCCAACGACAGGCTAGGAAATCCTGGCCCggcccagctctgctgctcacCAGCTGCgtgaggctgggggaggcccTGCTCGCTCCCTCTGAGCCTCGGGAATCCAGAGCAGAGCTAATTCCGCGTGGAGTGGGTGCTGGCACGGAGGATGAAGAGCACAGGCAGATGTGACGCAGAAACAGCGTCAGCAGGGCTCAAGGACTAGCTGTGTCACCGACTTCTAGCTCACACACCAGCTTCTCAGAGAGGCCCTCTCTGCCCCCCCATCCACAGGAGGCCCCCCCGCACTTATAAGCTCACCCTCTGTCTCACTGCATAGCCTGGTCTCACTTTACGGATGGCTCTTACCTGGAAGAACCCCGTTTGTTTGCCTGCATGTGTGTTATCTATCTCCCCCCTTCTCTGTCCCGCTGTTGACTGAAATAATCTGAGCGCTGAGGGCGACGCCAAGTCAAGGATGATCCCCAAGTTTCTGGTTTGGGCAACTGGCGGAACGGCGGTGCGGTTCACCGATGTGGGGAATAGATTTAGAGGCAGGGAACAGAGGGAGGATTAGGCGTTCTCCTCAAGGGTATCTACTGGTTCTGAAGTACCTGTGGGGCCTTCGGGGAGAGATGGAAGCAAAGGATTGGCTGCAGGGGAACCACTGCTCTGGACTGGAGATGCTAAGCTGGGTTAAGGGCACACGGAGGGGACTGAGGTCGCAGGGTAAATGAGACGCTCTAGGaggaaaggagaatgagaagagGAAAGCTCTGAAGAACAGGGACAACTGAAGGGCCGAGACAGCACACCAAAAACCAGACCAGGTCCAGAAGACAGGTTCCACGAGCAGAGAAGACCCAGAGTCCTGTCCTGCAGGTATGTGCCCCACGGACTCAGTGGGAAACCATGGCGGAGACAGAGGCCGGCCTGAGGGTGCCTCCAGAGCCAACGAGGAGGCTGGAGAGCCCGCGCCAGGGGCTCAGAGTAGGTGGGCAACGCTGGCCTATGTCCAGACGGTGGGAGCTCACCTTGTTGAACCTGGCGAAGGGGTAGTCCTTGCCCTCCTCAGCTGCTCGTCGCCAGTGGAAGAACATGGCTCCGTCCTTGCGGGCAGGGTTGGTGAATGGCATCCACTTCCAGGGCCGCACCTTCTTGGAGCCCAACTTGGCCTTCACCGTGCGGTAGCCTTGACCAGTGTCACTGGGGAGCAGTGGGGGAGCATCCCTGGCAGCACGGTTTAAGGTGGTGAGAGATTAGAGTCACAAGGTATGCACAGAGCCCTTGCACCCAGGCTGCTGAGCTACCCTAGAGCAAGGAGGGCAGGTCCTGGAGTGAGAGATCCCAGCTACTGCATTTAATAAGCAATGGGGGCCCTGGCTGAgcaggggagtggggagaaaaCTGCCTGGGAAAATGAGGAGTCGGGGACACGCAGGTTGGCCAGAGACCAGAGCCTGCAGGATCTGGGATTCTGATACTTGCTTCTTGTCAGAGTACAGCAGTGCATAGACTTCCCGGTGCATGCCCTCTGGCCTCTTGAAGGTCAGTGTCTCCGAGGATTTCTTGGACTTTTTCTGGGGAGGGAAACCACAGGAGAGGAACCACAGCCTAGTCTCCCTTCCCTGAAAATTCTTTAGCCCAGCTCAAACCCTGAACAAACCAGCACCTACAGGTACaatgacacacatacacacaaggaaACAAAATGACACACAAGGAAAGCACAGAAATCCACTCAAGGGGCGCCTGGGTCTGAGCAGGTCATTCCCTCCTCAACCCACCTCACCTGGCTAGTCGCGACCAGCGAGAGCAAAAGATACTTTTCCAGCATCTCTCAGCATGTCACGCCGACTTAAtgcccccccccgcacccccaaTATAACGAGTGCCACACTCTCTAAGTCCTCTCATCTCTTGCAAGTGTCACACCCTCTTGGTCCCCACCATTTCCCACGGGGgccccacctcctccatcccATGTCAGTGAGACACACATTCTCTATCCCGTTATGTCACGTCTTTTACCGCCCATCTCGCTAGAAGTGTGGCACCTCACCATCTCCCCCAGCTCTCTTCGGCTGTCACTCCTCCCCACCACTTCACTCCCGCTGCTCAGCGTTCTCAGGCGCCCCTGCTACCTTGTCCGGATTGATAATGTCCTTCTTGCTGATGGTCCCGGAGGCTGCATCCCCCTCTGGACCCCCGAGTTCTAGAATGTCCCTCACATCTGCGCCCGTAGCCATCGCGCCTGAGAGATGGGGGCGCGGTTCCGAAGCCAAGGGTCAGCGCCAGAGGAGGGACCCGGCTCAGATCGGGGGGCGGAGCCACTTCAGGGCCTCGTGGGGGCGGGGCGAAGAGGGGGCCCGCGAGGGCAAGAGCGGCCTAGATCGGGTGGGCGCCCGGCCAGTGTCCCGCCGCCTGGGTCCCGCTGCGGTTCCAGCTGCCACCTAAGCCCTAGCGCCTCTGCAACTAGAGTGCCCAGCGGCGGCCCGGCAGCTCCCCTACTCCCGCAAAGCCGCGGAAAGAAACTTCCGGTAGCGCGCTTTAGAAATGCGACCGACAGGAACACTTCCGGCCGGTGCTTAGCGGAAACAGAGCCGACTGGCAA contains the following coding sequences:
- the DMAP1 gene encoding DNA methyltransferase 1-associated protein 1 isoform X1, which translates into the protein MATGADVRDILELGGPEGDAASGTISKKDIINPDKKKSKKSSETLTFKRPEGMHREVYALLYSDKKDAPPLLPSDTGQGYRTVKAKLGSKKVRPWKWMPFTNPARKDGAMFFHWRRAAEEGKDYPFARFNKTVQVPVYSEQEYQLYLHDDAWTKAETDHLFDLSRRFDLRFVVIHDRYDHQQFKKRSVEDLKERYYHICAKLANVRAVPGTDLKIPVFDAGHERRRKEQLERLYNRTPEQVSPRSPPRPQPRPPGPLPLRARAAPPLPALHGPPSPCPPSPAQVAEEEYLLQELRKIEARKKEREKRSQDLQKLITAADTTAEQRRTERKAPKKKLPQKKEAEKPAVPETAGIKFPDFKSAGVTLRSQRMKLPSSVGQKKIKALEQMLLELGVELSPTPTEELVHMFNELRSDLVLLYELKQACANCEYELQMLRHRHEALARAGVLGGPATPASGPTPTPAEPVVPEAGLGPDPSKDSIIDVVGAPLTPNSRKRRESASSSSSVKKAKKP
- the DMAP1 gene encoding DNA methyltransferase 1-associated protein 1, coding for MATGADVRDILELGGPEGDAASGTISKKDIINPDKKKSKKSSETLTFKRPEGMHREVYALLYSDKKDAPPLLPSDTGQGYRTVKAKLGSKKVRPWKWMPFTNPARKDGAMFFHWRRAAEEGKDYPFARFNKTVQVPVYSEQEYQLYLHDDAWTKAETDHLFDLSRRFDLRFVVIHDRYDHQQFKKRSVEDLKERYYHICAKLANVRAVPGTDLKIPVFDAGHERRRKEQLERLYNRTPEQVAEEEYLLQELRKIEARKKEREKRSQDLQKLITAADTTAEQRRTERKAPKKKLPQKKEAEKPAVPETAGIKFPDFKSAGVTLRSQRMKLPSSVGQKKIKALEQMLLELGVELSPTPTEELVHMFNELRSDLVLLYELKQACANCEYELQMLRHRHEALARAGVLGGPATPASGPTPTPAEPVVPEAGLGPDPSKDSIIDVVGAPLTPNSRKRRESASSSSSVKKAKKP